A single genomic interval of Spirosoma taeanense harbors:
- the ruvB gene encoding Holliday junction branch migration DNA helicase RuvB has product MRNDFLKGTNEAMTATDKEIERALRPLSFADFTGQAKVLDNLEVFVRAAQQRGEALDHVLLHGPPGLGKTTLSHIIANELGANIKMTSGPVLDKPSDLAGLLTNLQPNDVLFIDEIHRLNPIVEEYLYSAMEDYKIDIMLDSGPNARTVQIKLNPFTLIGATTRAGMLTSPLRARFGISCRLEYYDAQLLTSIVQRSSQILGTPINESGAYEIARRSRGTPRIANNLLRRTRDFAQVKGNGIIDVDIAEIALSALDVDQNGLDDMDNRILSTIIEKFKGGPVGLTTIATACGEESETIEEVYEPFLIQEGFLKRTSRGREATEKAYMHLGIVPHYKTGELFG; this is encoded by the coding sequence ATGCGAAACGACTTTCTGAAAGGAACAAACGAGGCCATGACCGCCACCGATAAAGAGATTGAACGGGCGCTTCGGCCGCTTTCGTTTGCTGACTTTACGGGGCAGGCAAAAGTCCTCGACAACCTCGAAGTGTTCGTCCGGGCGGCTCAACAGCGGGGCGAAGCCCTCGACCATGTGCTGCTCCACGGGCCTCCGGGGCTGGGTAAAACAACACTGTCACACATCATTGCCAACGAACTGGGCGCCAACATCAAAATGACCTCTGGCCCTGTTCTCGATAAGCCCAGTGATCTGGCAGGACTACTGACGAACCTACAGCCTAATGATGTCTTATTCATCGACGAGATTCACCGGCTCAACCCGATTGTAGAAGAGTACCTCTACTCGGCGATGGAAGATTACAAAATCGACATCATGCTCGATTCGGGTCCCAACGCCCGGACGGTACAGATTAAGCTGAACCCGTTTACGCTGATTGGCGCTACAACCCGCGCTGGTATGCTGACGTCGCCCCTGCGGGCGCGGTTCGGCATTAGCTGCCGGCTGGAGTACTATGATGCGCAGTTGTTAACCAGTATTGTTCAGCGGTCATCCCAGATTCTGGGAACGCCCATTAATGAGTCTGGCGCTTATGAGATTGCGCGCCGAAGCCGGGGCACTCCGCGTATTGCCAATAATCTGTTGCGCCGGACCCGCGATTTTGCTCAGGTAAAAGGAAATGGCATTATTGATGTCGATATCGCCGAAATTGCCCTTAGCGCTCTGGATGTTGACCAGAACGGTCTGGACGACATGGATAACCGAATCCTGTCGACCATTATCGAGAAGTTTAAAGGAGGTCCGGTTGGGTTAACGACAATTGCTACCGCCTGTGGCGAAGAATCCGAAACGATCGAAGAAGTGTATGAGCCATTCCTGATTCAGGAAGGGTTTCTGAAACGGACGTCGCGCGGGCGCGAAGCCACCGAAAAAGCTTATATGCACCTGGGCATCGTGCCCCATTACAAAACAGGTGAGTTGTTTGGGTAA
- a CDS encoding PKD domain-containing protein gives MLTSINYTRVSGLLALLLSLVVSVWAQAQTQPTGFRISGKACVPDQECKADSMVFTDSVRTGVTNRVWSFGDGGTLTTRNDSTARHVYQQPGTYTITLTRTVNGATQTVDRSITIYNRPQPFANWRTDTTICIGERITLDPYANGPAPSGYRFLWYPKGDTTQSIQVDSSGCYSVEAISPNGCSYQDRINVDVCGEQKQSQGVKWYFGQNAGLDFSGGGSPKPVDDGKLSTIEGSSSIANTKGVLLFYTDGITIYDKDGKPLKSLDPRDSSATATPIPLGGNQRSTQSALIVPKPTCRGCEYLYYVYTTSEIRGQKVLNYSIVDMRQNGGKGAVIEKNIPVSTQGTEQSVSVRNDRDSTYWVITRVFGTNRFEIRHLTRSETPNVSYFEGGQKIDSLSKAEGYIKIGPADTTGGNEGNRPMAVVIPGPPKNSVDLYTFNDSTGKMTFNRTLDLGPAPPKAYGVEFSPDGKSLYVTMLADTNTDGSQKGLSYILRYDLGQKDTLLTGSRTVVDSSTTRQYGSIQIGPDGRIYVAIKGSSSLGTIENPNGGLLDSLIYNPAGQSLGGKTSQLGLPNLVDNFNDNSSGPGFTYSDTCARQPTVFQGSPNCPKLKETYTWTFGDGSAPVSTTALQPQIHTYQRPGDYAVSFHIVTRTSSGGICKDTTINDTITILETPQSVSLGPDQTSCKKDGVELEINVAAKVYVWVVNGAVASRQKKIKIDRPGRYYIIGFAANGECFKSDTIEVTVKRPPSLDLGPDTVFCYRSTVNLTVPQRTWTEFQWSNGGTTRTVTVSQAGTYTVTAKSTVNGTVCENSDTIRVRELPKLNLRAALTGPKACTSADGSIVLTPTPAGTYRYDWTRGDGAVLNDTLNQQTGLTEGTYKISITEVIHACKADTAFTLKSTANQLSLSPVVKNALCSRPNSGTISLTVSGGTAVSYAWLDQNNNLIASTAIFGSAAPGRYNVQVTDGNGCKASRDSIRVGLDSTGFARIGPSPPKCVGERVTLTPENGDIAGNVYQWSTGATTSTLTVDQPGSYSLVVRNTQTGCVGRSSVQVTDRPAPSFSLTKEAVLCEGDRGRVQLIANGAAGLTYKWLNRPDTTRTITVDRIGQYAVLVTDPVGCTATATASVVNRCEPRVNVPDAFSPNNDGVNDQLQVFAAYVTDYELKVYNRWGEVIFQSNSPEQKWDGTYRGNLYPSMLYPYIITYKSESFPDRGKIVKRGSVLLIR, from the coding sequence ATGTTAACTTCTATCAATTATACGCGGGTATCCGGACTACTGGCGCTCTTGCTGTCGCTGGTAGTCTCGGTCTGGGCACAGGCACAAACCCAGCCTACCGGCTTCCGGATCAGCGGTAAAGCCTGCGTTCCTGATCAGGAATGCAAGGCCGATTCAATGGTTTTTACCGACAGTGTCCGGACCGGCGTAACGAACCGCGTCTGGAGCTTCGGTGATGGGGGCACATTAACGACTCGGAACGATTCTACGGCACGGCACGTCTATCAGCAGCCTGGAACATACACGATTACTTTAACCCGAACGGTCAATGGTGCTACGCAAACCGTTGACCGGAGCATTACGATTTATAACCGCCCGCAGCCGTTTGCGAACTGGCGCACCGACACTACTATTTGTATTGGTGAACGAATTACGCTGGACCCCTATGCAAATGGTCCGGCCCCCTCGGGCTATCGGTTCCTTTGGTACCCCAAAGGGGATACGACTCAAAGCATTCAGGTCGACAGCTCGGGATGCTACTCGGTGGAAGCAATCTCGCCCAACGGTTGTTCGTACCAGGATCGCATTAATGTGGACGTATGCGGAGAGCAGAAACAATCGCAGGGCGTAAAATGGTATTTTGGGCAGAACGCCGGACTCGACTTCAGCGGGGGCGGTTCGCCCAAACCAGTCGACGATGGTAAACTCAGCACCATCGAAGGTTCCTCATCTATTGCCAATACCAAAGGCGTTCTGCTGTTCTATACCGACGGGATCACAATCTACGACAAAGATGGCAAGCCCTTAAAATCGCTTGATCCGCGCGATTCCTCGGCCACGGCTACCCCTATCCCGCTCGGCGGTAACCAACGTTCGACGCAATCGGCGCTGATTGTGCCGAAGCCAACCTGTCGGGGCTGCGAATACCTGTACTACGTCTATACAACCTCCGAAATCCGTGGTCAGAAAGTGCTGAACTACAGCATTGTCGACATGCGTCAGAATGGTGGTAAAGGCGCTGTAATCGAGAAAAATATTCCCGTATCAACGCAGGGTACCGAGCAGTCGGTGTCGGTACGTAACGATCGGGATTCAACCTACTGGGTTATTACGCGCGTGTTTGGTACCAACCGGTTTGAAATTCGGCACCTGACGCGTAGTGAAACGCCTAATGTGTCCTACTTCGAGGGCGGGCAAAAAATCGACTCGCTCTCAAAAGCGGAAGGATACATTAAAATTGGTCCAGCCGACACGACCGGCGGTAACGAAGGGAACCGTCCCATGGCGGTCGTTATTCCGGGGCCGCCCAAAAACTCGGTTGATTTATACACCTTCAACGATTCGACCGGAAAAATGACTTTCAATCGAACGCTTGACTTAGGGCCTGCGCCCCCCAAGGCGTACGGAGTCGAGTTCTCGCCCGATGGTAAGAGTCTATACGTAACCATGCTGGCTGATACCAACACTGATGGCAGTCAGAAAGGGCTATCCTATATTCTAAGGTATGATCTGGGCCAGAAAGATACGCTCTTGACGGGCTCCCGAACCGTGGTTGACAGTAGCACAACCCGGCAATACGGCTCTATTCAGATCGGGCCCGATGGGCGAATTTACGTAGCGATAAAAGGCAGTAGTTCATTAGGTACAATCGAAAATCCCAATGGGGGGCTGTTGGATAGTTTAATCTATAACCCGGCAGGTCAGTCGCTGGGCGGGAAAACTAGTCAACTGGGCTTGCCGAACCTGGTCGATAACTTCAATGACAATTCCAGCGGGCCGGGCTTTACGTATTCCGATACCTGCGCCCGGCAACCAACCGTGTTCCAGGGTAGTCCCAACTGTCCGAAACTTAAGGAAACCTATACCTGGACGTTTGGCGACGGGAGTGCACCCGTTTCGACAACGGCTCTGCAACCGCAGATTCATACCTACCAGCGACCAGGCGACTATGCGGTAAGCTTTCATATCGTAACCCGCACAAGTAGCGGAGGTATCTGTAAAGACACCACCATCAACGATACGATTACGATTCTCGAAACACCCCAATCCGTTTCCCTTGGGCCGGATCAGACGAGTTGTAAAAAAGATGGGGTCGAGTTAGAAATCAATGTAGCGGCTAAAGTGTATGTATGGGTGGTGAACGGAGCGGTGGCCAGCAGGCAAAAGAAAATTAAGATCGACCGACCAGGTCGTTATTATATCATCGGTTTTGCCGCCAACGGCGAGTGCTTCAAAAGCGACACCATTGAAGTAACGGTTAAACGTCCCCCCTCGCTTGATCTTGGCCCCGACACGGTGTTCTGTTATCGATCGACCGTAAACCTGACTGTGCCGCAGCGAACCTGGACCGAGTTCCAGTGGAGCAACGGCGGCACTACGCGCACGGTTACCGTTTCTCAGGCGGGCACGTATACCGTTACGGCCAAGTCAACCGTGAACGGGACCGTCTGCGAAAACTCGGATACAATTCGGGTGAGGGAATTACCAAAACTTAATCTTCGTGCGGCTCTGACGGGCCCCAAAGCCTGCACCTCAGCAGATGGGTCGATTGTGCTTACGCCTACGCCAGCCGGCACGTACCGATACGACTGGACCCGGGGAGACGGCGCGGTGTTGAACGATACGTTGAATCAGCAAACCGGTTTGACGGAGGGAACGTATAAGATCAGCATAACGGAAGTGATTCACGCCTGTAAGGCCGACACAGCCTTTACGCTCAAATCAACCGCTAACCAGCTATCTCTTTCGCCCGTCGTGAAAAACGCGCTCTGTAGCAGACCAAACAGCGGTACAATAAGCCTGACCGTCTCCGGCGGAACAGCCGTATCCTACGCCTGGCTTGATCAGAATAATAATCTGATTGCCAGCACCGCCATCTTTGGCAGCGCAGCGCCCGGACGGTACAACGTACAGGTGACCGATGGCAACGGCTGTAAAGCCAGCAGAGACAGTATTCGGGTTGGTCTGGACAGCACCGGCTTTGCCAGGATTGGCCCAAGTCCGCCGAAATGCGTAGGCGAACGGGTTACGTTAACGCCGGAGAATGGGGATATTGCGGGGAATGTGTATCAATGGAGTACCGGAGCCACTACGTCTACACTCACTGTTGATCAGCCGGGTTCATACAGTCTGGTTGTGCGCAATACGCAGACGGGCTGCGTGGGGCGCAGCAGCGTTCAGGTCACCGATCGGCCTGCCCCCTCGTTCTCGCTCACGAAAGAAGCGGTTCTGTGCGAGGGCGATCGGGGCCGGGTGCAGCTTATCGCCAATGGGGCAGCTGGGCTAACTTACAAGTGGCTCAACCGGCCTGATACGACCAGGACCATTACGGTCGATCGAATAGGGCAGTATGCCGTATTGGTCACCGATCCCGTTGGCTGTACGGCTACCGCTACGGCCAGCGTAGTGAACCGCTGCGAACCTCGGGTCAATGTACCCGATGCGTTCTCGCCTAATAATGATGGTGTCAACGATCAGTTGCAGGTCTTCGCGGCTTACGTAACCGACTACGAACTAAAGGTTTATAACCGGTGGGGCGAAGTGATTTTCCAGAGTAACAGCCCCGAGCAAAAATGGGACGGAACCTACCGGGGAAATCTGTATCCATCCATGCTTTATCCGTACATAATTACGTATAAAAGCGAGTCATTTCCGGACCGGGGAAAGATCGTAAAACGAGGGTCTGTTTTGCTGATCAGGTAG
- a CDS encoding PorP/SprF family type IX secretion system membrane protein, translated as MSKKYVLVVLVLTLSRLAFAQDPQFTQFYAAPLYLNPAFAGSALAPRITANYRNQWPALTNYVTTMVGLDHYVERFNSGVGLLIQNDNQGQGRIQSTDIGLQYSYQFQVGEESFVRLGLQGSYVNRNVNYFGLTTGDQFTDQGFITGSVSADPTLLGGSPRKKYLDFSTGGLFYSDWFWIGAAAHHINRPDQGLFVSGRERLPVKGSIHAGLRIPLMGFTGLADEQDREISFSPVILYKFQGKYDQLDLGAYLTYSPITVGAYYRGIPFKRYNQTINNHDAIALLAGYRMDKFSIGYSYDATISTLGASGGSHELSISYVFEKPEGRRSGVRRRDKKLPCPKF; from the coding sequence ATGAGTAAGAAATACGTGTTGGTGGTTCTGGTGTTGACGCTCAGCCGGCTGGCTTTTGCGCAGGATCCGCAATTCACCCAATTTTACGCAGCACCGCTTTACCTGAACCCGGCATTTGCCGGGTCGGCGCTGGCTCCGCGCATTACAGCCAACTACCGCAACCAATGGCCCGCTCTCACCAATTACGTAACAACGATGGTAGGACTCGACCATTATGTTGAACGCTTCAACAGCGGGGTTGGCTTACTGATTCAGAACGATAACCAGGGCCAGGGCCGTATTCAATCTACCGATATTGGCCTGCAATATTCCTACCAGTTTCAGGTTGGTGAAGAGTCATTCGTCCGGCTGGGCCTGCAGGGGTCGTATGTTAACCGTAATGTTAACTACTTTGGATTAACAACCGGCGATCAGTTTACGGATCAGGGCTTCATCACCGGCAGCGTTTCGGCTGATCCTACGCTGCTGGGTGGTTCGCCCCGCAAGAAATACCTTGATTTCTCTACGGGTGGCCTGTTTTATTCCGACTGGTTCTGGATTGGTGCAGCCGCGCATCACATTAACCGCCCCGACCAGGGCCTGTTTGTGAGCGGTCGTGAACGGTTACCCGTAAAAGGCAGCATCCACGCAGGTCTGCGTATTCCGCTAATGGGCTTTACTGGTCTGGCCGATGAACAGGACCGCGAAATCAGCTTCTCGCCGGTTATTCTGTATAAATTTCAGGGCAAGTACGATCAGCTGGACCTCGGTGCTTACCTGACGTACTCGCCCATTACGGTGGGTGCCTATTACCGGGGGATTCCCTTCAAGCGGTATAATCAGACGATCAACAATCACGATGCCATCGCCCTGCTGGCGGGTTACCGGATGGACAAATTTTCGATTGGCTATAGCTACGATGCCACCATTTCGACACTCGGTGCCAGTGGTGGTTCTCATGAACTGTCGATCTCGTACGTTTTTGAGAAGCCTGAAGGTCGTCGGTCGGGGGTTAGACGACGCGACAAAAAACTCCCCTGCCCGAAGTTTTAA
- a CDS encoding aspartate kinase, with the protein MKVFKFGGASVKDAAGVRNLAEIVRAQGQNAVVVVSAMGKTTNALEDVVRAYVNQQTADLQSRVQAVRTYHQTIMEELTGDFTLVEQTFDHLDNYLKQPPSAPFDEVYDQIVSLGEILSTQIVAAYLTQTGVPTRWVDARQLIRTDSTFREGQVDWSETSQRIAKAVTPDAVTITQGFIGQTADGRTTTLGREGSDYTAAIFAHCSDAESVTIWKDVPGVLNADPKWFDETVLLQKLTYQDAIELAYYGATVIHPKTIKPLQNKGIPLYVRSFIQPEAQGTAIGNYEQHLTTPSFIFKVNQMLISLHPYDFSFIAEDNLSRIFGRFAQAGVKINLMQNTAISFSVVVDDNPDRVPTLLEQLKKDFRVSYNAGLELITIRYYNQSTIDRVLVNKNLLLEQKSRYTVQLVVRDLG; encoded by the coding sequence ATGAAAGTTTTTAAGTTTGGTGGCGCTTCGGTGAAAGATGCGGCTGGTGTGCGCAATCTGGCCGAGATTGTCAGAGCGCAGGGCCAGAATGCCGTGGTGGTTGTGTCGGCAATGGGCAAAACAACAAATGCACTGGAAGACGTCGTTCGGGCGTACGTCAACCAGCAAACGGCTGATCTGCAAAGTCGGGTGCAGGCTGTTCGGACGTACCACCAGACAATCATGGAGGAGCTTACAGGCGATTTTACGCTTGTTGAGCAAACATTCGACCATCTTGACAACTATCTGAAACAGCCACCCAGCGCTCCTTTCGACGAAGTTTACGATCAGATAGTTTCCTTGGGTGAAATTCTCTCAACGCAGATTGTAGCGGCTTATTTAACTCAAACTGGCGTTCCAACCCGCTGGGTGGATGCCCGTCAACTTATCCGAACCGACAGCACTTTTCGGGAGGGCCAGGTGGACTGGTCGGAAACCAGCCAGCGAATCGCGAAAGCCGTAACGCCGGATGCCGTTACAATTACGCAGGGGTTTATTGGGCAGACCGCCGATGGCCGGACGACAACCCTGGGTCGGGAGGGGTCAGATTACACGGCGGCTATCTTCGCGCATTGTTCAGATGCCGAGAGTGTCACAATCTGGAAAGACGTTCCGGGTGTGCTGAATGCCGATCCGAAGTGGTTCGACGAAACAGTGCTGCTGCAAAAACTGACTTATCAGGATGCGATTGAGCTGGCTTATTATGGCGCGACGGTTATCCACCCGAAAACGATCAAGCCGCTTCAAAATAAAGGTATTCCGCTTTACGTCCGCTCGTTTATTCAGCCCGAAGCACAGGGAACCGCCATTGGCAACTATGAGCAGCATCTGACGACGCCTTCCTTTATTTTCAAAGTGAACCAGATGCTGATTTCGCTGCATCCGTATGACTTTTCGTTTATTGCCGAGGATAATCTAAGCCGGATTTTTGGGCGGTTCGCGCAGGCAGGTGTAAAGATCAACCTCATGCAGAATACGGCTATCAGCTTTTCGGTCGTGGTTGACGACAATCCAGATCGGGTGCCGACTCTGCTGGAGCAGTTGAAGAAGGATTTTCGGGTCAGCTATAACGCCGGGCTGGAGCTAATCACGATCCGTTATTATAACCAGAGCACGATTGATCGGGTGTTAGTGAATAAAAACCTGCTGCTGGAGCAGAAAAGCCGGTACACCGTGCAATTAGTGGTCCGCGATCTGGGATAA
- the dxs gene encoding 1-deoxy-D-xylulose-5-phosphate synthase: protein MLITPGSLLATINTPDDLRKLDKSRLPQLADELRQFIIDDVSVYGGHFGASLGVVELTVALHYVFNTPDDQLVWDVGHQAYGHKILTGRRDRFHTNRFYKGISGFPKRKESPYDAFGVGHSSTSISAALGMAVASQLQGNTTRNHIAVIGDGALTAGEAFEGMNHAGATDSNLLIVLNDNCMSIDPNVGALREYLTDITTSQTYNKVKDEIWNLLGKMDKLGKTAQELVSQVQSGIKSSLLEQSNLFESLHLRYFGPIDGHDIDHLVSVLDDLKNIPGPKLLHVLTVKGKGYAPAEKDQTKWHAPGLFDKVTGVITKKVYDTPQPPKYQDVFGHTLVELAEKNPRVVGVTPAMPSGSSMNIMMKAMPSRAFDVGIAEQHAVTFSAGMATQGEVVFCNIYSTFMQRAYDQVIHDVCIQELPVVFCLDRAGFAGADGPTHHGAYDLAYMRCIPNMIVAAPMNEQELRNMMFTAQSDEVQQGKNAFTIRYPRGEGVMPNWRTPLEKQIIGKGRMIADGEEVAILTIGHIGNYAVEATKMLAKEGIRPAHFDMRYVKPLDEELLHQIFSRFDRVLTVEDGCIMGGFGSAVLEFMANHGYMARVKRLGIPDAVIEHGEQIELHRECGFDPQGIADAVRELLYTGRAVTV, encoded by the coding sequence ATGCTGATTACCCCCGGCAGTCTTCTGGCCACGATCAACACGCCTGACGATCTTCGTAAACTCGATAAATCCCGCCTACCCCAGCTTGCCGACGAATTACGTCAGTTCATTATTGACGATGTTTCCGTTTATGGTGGTCACTTCGGTGCCAGTCTCGGTGTAGTTGAATTGACCGTTGCCCTGCACTACGTATTCAACACGCCCGACGATCAATTGGTATGGGATGTAGGCCACCAGGCTTACGGCCACAAGATTCTGACCGGACGGCGTGATCGGTTCCACACAAACCGGTTTTATAAAGGTATTTCGGGTTTTCCGAAACGGAAGGAAAGTCCATACGATGCGTTTGGTGTTGGGCACTCGTCAACATCTATTTCGGCTGCGCTGGGTATGGCGGTTGCATCGCAGCTACAGGGTAATACGACTCGTAACCATATCGCGGTCATTGGTGATGGCGCCCTGACCGCCGGTGAAGCCTTCGAGGGCATGAATCACGCCGGTGCAACAGATAGTAACCTGCTGATTGTCCTGAACGATAACTGCATGAGCATTGACCCGAACGTGGGTGCTTTGCGCGAGTATCTGACCGACATCACCACCTCGCAGACTTATAACAAGGTTAAAGACGAGATCTGGAATCTGCTCGGTAAGATGGATAAGCTCGGCAAGACGGCGCAGGAACTGGTTTCGCAGGTGCAGTCGGGAATCAAAAGCTCGCTTCTGGAGCAAAGCAATCTGTTTGAGTCGCTTCACCTGCGCTACTTTGGGCCGATTGACGGGCATGACATCGATCATCTGGTTAGTGTTCTTGATGATCTAAAAAATATTCCCGGCCCTAAACTCCTGCACGTACTGACCGTAAAAGGGAAAGGCTATGCCCCGGCCGAAAAAGATCAGACCAAGTGGCACGCACCCGGTCTGTTCGATAAGGTGACGGGTGTGATTACCAAGAAAGTTTACGACACCCCCCAGCCCCCAAAGTACCAGGATGTATTCGGGCATACGCTGGTGGAACTGGCTGAGAAAAATCCCCGGGTTGTGGGCGTAACGCCCGCTATGCCCTCCGGCTCATCCATGAATATCATGATGAAAGCCATGCCCAGCCGGGCCTTCGACGTTGGTATTGCTGAGCAGCACGCCGTAACGTTCTCGGCCGGGATGGCGACGCAGGGCGAAGTAGTGTTCTGCAATATCTATTCTACGTTCATGCAACGGGCCTACGATCAGGTCATTCATGACGTTTGCATCCAGGAGCTGCCGGTTGTCTTCTGTCTCGACCGGGCTGGTTTTGCCGGTGCCGACGGCCCGACGCACCACGGGGCTTATGACCTGGCGTATATGCGGTGTATTCCTAATATGATTGTGGCGGCACCCATGAACGAGCAGGAGCTTCGGAACATGATGTTTACGGCCCAGTCGGATGAGGTTCAGCAGGGCAAAAATGCGTTTACCATCCGTTACCCACGGGGTGAGGGCGTCATGCCGAACTGGCGCACACCGCTCGAAAAGCAGATCATTGGCAAAGGCCGTATGATTGCCGACGGTGAAGAAGTCGCTATCCTGACCATTGGCCATATTGGTAATTACGCCGTTGAAGCTACGAAGATGCTGGCTAAAGAAGGCATCCGGCCGGCTCACTTTGATATGCGGTACGTAAAACCGCTGGATGAAGAACTGTTGCACCAGATTTTCAGCCGTTTTGATCGGGTATTAACTGTCGAGGATGGCTGTATTATGGGTGGATTCGGCAGCGCGGTACTGGAGTTTATGGCTAACCACGGCTATATGGCCCGCGTTAAACGGCTTGGCATTCCCGACGCCGTAATCGAACACGGTGAGCAGATCGAATTGCATCGCGAGTGCGGTTTTGATCCGCAGGGAATTGCGGACGCCGTTCGTGAACTGCTCTATACGGGCCGGGCTGTAACGGTATAG
- a CDS encoding rhomboid family intramembrane serine protease: MSGLFDDFRSEFNKPNNTLVQLILINTVVFLVLLLAKVGFAMAQAPGTYALILNQLTIPANLGAVLYKPWTLITYFFTHEDIFHILYNMLFLYWFGRLIDEYLGNRRLVGLYIMGGLAGGLLYLAMYNLVPYFQNQVQDARMLGASGAAFSVAVGAATLLPNYTFHLLFFGPVRIKYIVFFFIVLSIAQSAGPNAGGNLAHLGGAIMGFCYVKLLQSGTDLGRPIYWMMEGWSNLFKPKPAVKVSYRQRSNASTQASTYASAGSSSASISTPDQDEVDMILDKISRSGYESLTREEKQKLFRASQRN, encoded by the coding sequence ATGAGCGGGTTGTTTGATGACTTTCGAAGCGAATTCAACAAGCCCAACAACACGTTGGTGCAATTGATATTGATAAACACGGTTGTGTTTCTTGTGCTGTTGCTGGCAAAAGTTGGTTTTGCTATGGCGCAGGCCCCGGGAACGTATGCCCTTATACTCAACCAACTGACCATACCCGCTAACTTAGGTGCAGTACTGTATAAACCCTGGACCCTCATAACGTATTTCTTCACGCATGAGGACATTTTCCATATTCTCTACAATATGCTGTTCCTGTACTGGTTCGGGCGTTTGATTGACGAGTATCTGGGTAATCGGCGGTTGGTTGGGCTGTATATTATGGGCGGTCTGGCGGGTGGCCTGCTGTATCTGGCCATGTATAATCTGGTACCCTACTTCCAGAATCAGGTTCAGGACGCACGGATGCTGGGTGCTTCGGGAGCTGCGTTTTCGGTGGCGGTTGGCGCGGCAACGTTACTGCCAAACTATACCTTTCATTTGCTGTTCTTTGGTCCGGTCCGGATTAAGTATATCGTTTTTTTCTTCATTGTGCTGTCCATTGCGCAGTCGGCCGGGCCGAATGCAGGTGGGAACCTGGCCCATTTAGGTGGCGCTATCATGGGGTTCTGCTACGTAAAGCTGTTGCAGAGCGGCACCGATCTGGGACGGCCAATTTACTGGATGATGGAAGGCTGGAGCAATCTATTTAAGCCGAAACCAGCCGTAAAGGTCTCGTATCGGCAGCGTAGCAACGCCAGTACGCAGGCCAGCACCTATGCATCGGCTGGAAGTTCGTCGGCTTCGATTTCGACGCCCGATCAGGATGAGGTCGATATGATTCTGGATAAGATTTCACGCTCTGGTTACGAAAGTCTGACCCGTGAAGAGAAACAGAAACTGTTTCGGGCCAGCCAGCGGAACTAA
- a CDS encoding rhomboid family intramembrane serine protease — MFALTPVVRTILIINVLVFFVTNESIIQQFGLHSFLSDMFSPIQLLTHMFLHGGFGHIFSNMIGLIVFGPMLERFWGPKRFTFFYFFTGLGAALLFSGINYFEIRDVYEAVQDYRLAPTPDGFMSFIDMYAQSLYDQVASFAERFEQQPDNQQFIDGSLQIVNRLYAGQVNEPMVGASGAIFGVIMGFGLLFPNTQLFLLFPPIPVKAKYLVIFYGAYELYTGIYRAQADNVAHFAHIGGMLFAFILVKYWGSQRKNFY; from the coding sequence ATGTTTGCCCTTACCCCAGTTGTACGTACTATTCTGATTATAAACGTTCTGGTTTTTTTTGTCACCAATGAAAGCATAATCCAGCAGTTTGGTCTGCACTCGTTTCTGTCAGACATGTTTAGCCCGATTCAGTTGCTGACGCATATGTTTCTGCACGGCGGATTTGGGCACATTTTCAGCAATATGATTGGCCTGATCGTCTTTGGTCCAATGCTGGAGCGATTCTGGGGGCCAAAACGATTTACGTTCTTTTACTTTTTTACGGGATTGGGGGCGGCTCTGTTATTTTCGGGCATAAACTATTTTGAGATACGCGACGTATATGAAGCTGTTCAGGATTACCGGTTAGCTCCAACACCAGATGGGTTCATGAGTTTTATTGACATGTATGCCCAATCGCTGTATGATCAGGTAGCTTCGTTTGCTGAGCGATTTGAGCAGCAGCCGGACAACCAGCAGTTTATTGATGGAAGTCTGCAGATAGTGAACCGGTTATATGCCGGTCAGGTCAATGAACCGATGGTTGGCGCTTCTGGTGCGATTTTTGGCGTGATTATGGGGTTTGGGTTATTGTTTCCGAACACTCAGTTATTTTTATTGTTTCCACCTATACCAGTCAAAGCGAAATACCTCGTTATCTTTTACGGGGCTTATGAACTTTACACAGGGATCTACCGGGCTCAGGCCGACAACGTAGCCCATTTTGCGCACATTGGCGGCATGTTGTTTGCGTTTATTTTAGTAAAATACTGGGGTTCACAACGAAAAAATTTCTATTAG